The proteins below are encoded in one region of Chitinophagales bacterium:
- a CDS encoding RNA methyltransferase, translating to MRKLSNDELGRVEKHQFSTVKKMPIVIVLDNIRSHLNVGSVFRSCDAFPVEALFLCGITGTPPHRDIQKTALGATETVAWKHFAQIEDAIQELRANNYQIIAIEQAENSTSLQALSPLLCQPTALVFGNEVEGVQQSIVSISDYCVEIPQYGSKHSLNIAVSAGVVLWEAARNFYT from the coding sequence ATGCGAAAACTTAGCAACGATGAACTGGGCAGGGTTGAAAAACACCAATTTTCAACCGTAAAAAAAATGCCGATTGTAATAGTATTAGATAACATCCGCAGCCATTTGAATGTAGGCAGCGTATTTAGAAGTTGCGATGCATTTCCGGTAGAAGCCCTGTTTTTATGCGGCATTACAGGCACACCGCCTCACCGCGACATTCAAAAAACAGCACTTGGCGCCACCGAAACCGTAGCATGGAAACACTTTGCACAGATTGAAGATGCCATACAAGAACTACGTGCAAACAACTACCAAATTATTGCCATTGAGCAAGCAGAAAACAGTACTTCATTACAAGCACTATCTCCACTCCTATGCCAACCAACTGCATTAGTTTTTGGAAACGAAGTTGAAGGTGTTCAGCAATCTATTGTTTCTATAAGCGATTATTGTGTAGAAATTCCACAATACGGCAGTAAACATTCATTAAACATTGCAGTAAGCGCAGGTGTGGTGCTATGGGAAGCTGCAAGAAATTTTTATACTTAA